A stretch of DNA from Triticum dicoccoides isolate Atlit2015 ecotype Zavitan chromosome 2A, WEW_v2.0, whole genome shotgun sequence:
TATTTGGCAAGCCAACATTTAGCAAAACAAAAAGCTGCCAAAAGTTGACAACTATTTGTGAGGTTGGCAAGAAAAGTTGGTAGTCAACCAATCACTAGCCAACGTTTGGCATTTGCCAAATAGACATGCCAacttttggcatcaaatcaatcatGATCTCTGCTTGAACGATCGCCACGGCCACACCAAGTTGTGTACATGAATGTGGCCTGAACCTGTAATTTCTTTCTCCCTATCAATATAAAGATACGCTCTcaagcgtattcgcgaaaaaagaaTTTCTTGGTGATGCCATGGGTATGTGTCATCTGTTGCATGCAAAAGAGAGAACTTAGTGATGTCCGTCTATGAAATCTTGGATCCCATGGTTTCAGACTTCTAGTGCACGAGAGGAAAAGGTAAATTCTGATCCGAGCATAGCAGATCACACGTACACTTCATCAGTATCTAGCGTATCACTAGGTTTACATCAGCGGCACCAAGTTGGAAGAGCTTTGGCTCGTCCATTTAATCCCAAGGAACATACATACAGGTCACAGCTCACTAGTACTCAGGAGAGCAGAAGGCAGCACACGCCGTCTGCTCCAGCCGTGCGAACCGCACATATCATGGTTCTTCTATACAACAGGAGAGCACAGACAGATGTGCAGGGGAGTCGGAACAAACCAGGACGACACGCGCCATGTCGACGAACAACCTTGAGCAGCCGTGCACAAAATACAAATGACCGTCTGAGCACCAGATCTGCCCGCTTGCTGCACCGGTTTTGCGCCCCGGTCTGTTGGAGATCTTCGAAACGCAGGTGCGGACACTATGATGTCAACACTGATGAGATCCGGTCGGTTCTCCGCAAGTTGTACTTGTCGTACACCTTTTCATGGTTGTCGCTCCACCACGACTCCGCTTGATGCTCCGCGAATCTTCTCCGGCTGCCAGAAAGAAAAAACACTTAACAGGTCAGGTTACTCATGACAAGTTACAGGCCAAAGAATGCTCCATGTCAGAGCATGTGGTTATTCATGACAGTTTCTTATCATAGAAATGCCTACCTGAACCGCACCCTTTTCAGCTCTTTGGTTCCATCATGAAGAGTAACCAGTGTCAGGTACACCCCAGGTTCAAACTGTTCTATCCACTCGGACTCGACCTGATTATTGGGTGAACCGGAGCCTCTCGTGTTCCAGTCTTGCAGGTTTATCTGGAACCTTTCCGTTTCCCGCCGGTCAAAATCCTCTGATCTCGGACGATACCCAGACATCGCGCTGTTCGTCCTCTGGTGCGTGGCTGGAAAATCTCTGCTTTTGTTGAAGTTTTCAAACATGTTCTCATGTGGAGCCACCGTGTTGTCGCTGGGTTTACCTATTTGATGGGCTTGGGGAGGGAGCCCGTTAGACCAAGCAGACGTGACAGAAGTCGGTGTCTGAGAATAATGAATGGATACTGGCTCATATCTCTTCTGGCCTTCTCTCCCCATTTCAGGAGAAACTACACCACCAGCAGGTAGATAGGGGACCCGTGGCGGCTTCACGTCAGAGTCTCCTGCAGGAAGCCTCTCAGCCATTTCTTTTACCTGTTGATTATTACATTATATGGTTTTCACAGGTCACTAATGTGAAATGGTGCAAGGAAAAGAAGAGACAAAAGTGGCACTAGAACATGCAGCCTTGAATTATCACCTGCGCCGTTAGTGATTTTATAACCTCTTTTGCGGCCTTCGATTTGGACGCCTCTTCAGCAGCAAGGGCCGCGGCCTCCCTGGCTTTTGCCTCCGACTTCTTCAACTCGGCGTCTTGCAGTTCACGTTGCTGTCTCAAGCTATTAACCTGTACCATAGGCAAGCAAAATGACTCTTTTTCCCCTGTTCTCTGTAGTTGTtaccaaaaataaataaaataacagAACCAGGCATACCTCTTCTTTTAGTTTTTGAACCTCTTGCTTCAAAAGTTCGTTCGCATCTCTGAAACTCTCAAGGCTTTCTGAAGACAGCGAGCTCGGAGAACTCAAGTACGGCATTCTTAAAAATTGTGACGTATATCTGGGGTCATTCGGGTATCCGTTTGTTACTGTAAAACCTGCATTGTGCAGGTCACCTGATCCGATGAACGGGACGTCATTCATCTGCAAAATTGCAGGGAACTGCGGCGAATGATCAGACCTTTTTGCCTGCTTTGCTGCCTTCACGTCCAAGCTCTTGATCATATCCGAACTGGTAGATGATGCAACTCTGCTTGCCTTTGTGTCCATTCTCTCAGCCTTGATATCACCTGGTACGCGAGGTATATTGTTCCTGCTATAGCTGACACCAGAATCCATGACTTTACTTAGCTTCATATGACATGAATCGCACACACGGTATGGCTTTCCAGGATTAGGAGACAACGCCGCTCTTAGGGCCTTCTTTGAACTGCATGAATGACAGTGTACCAGGCCACAATGGTAACAGTTGTGTCGCTTTCGAGTGAAACCGAATGGCTGTCTGCATGCTGAGCACTGAGACTGCTCCATCCCTGACACCCATTTATGCTGACAGATTGCAGCTGTGAAGCCTGATCCACAAGCAATGCGCTTTACGGACCTATCCCTTAAAGCCTCCACAAGTGTAGGTACCTTGCGATCTGCAATATCGCCGTGGCCCAGTCTTCCATTTGCACCCTTACCCCATGTGTAAACTTCACCAGCATTTGTCAAAATTGCaacatgataagatccacaagcaACCTCCACAACACCACCACCCCCGACCTTATCTTCAACTAGGCGTGCATACCTTCCATCATTGTTGGGATTGCCAAGCTGTCCATACACAGAGCTCCCGACGGTAAACATGTGCCCTGAAGTTGTCAACCCAATAGTAAGAGTATGGCCACATGCCGACTTATGGAAGTTGTAGTCTATCAGTGAAGACACACAAGTTGGTTTGAGTTTTGAAGCCCTGTCACCATGCCCAAGCCGATATTTGTCTCCATCTCCCCATGTGAATAGCTTTCCAGATGAAGCATTTGACTGTGTCATGATAACCTCAACAACAGCAGCACTATGCCACACCCCACATGAAACAGAAATCGTCCGCAAACCCTTCAAAGACTCCACTTCCTTTGGATATGAGATAGTTTCTCGATTCCCATGACCTAGGGCTCCAAATGTGCCATCGCCAAATGTGTACAACAGTCCAGAAGTGGTTATCAAAGCAGTATGCCATGTTCCGCAAGAGACAGTCGACACCTGAAGGCCTTCCAGAGGACCTGAAACCCTTTTGGGTATCCAGTGACTCACAGTGCTACCATGACCAAGGAGTCCGGCATTGTGGGTACCATCTCCCCAGGTGTAAAGGTCACCTGTTGCTGTAACAGCGCAAGTATGGAATTCACCACAGGCCATTATTTCAACATTGCAGGTTGACAATGACTCAAGTAGACGTGGTTGAAAAATGCTTGTACCAGCCCCGTGACCAAGCCGCCCACTGCATTCTTCTCCCCATGTAAATACCTCTGTCTGCCTTGTGATAAGTGCAGCATGCTTCACACCACAAGCCACATAACTGACATCAAGCATTACATTTGACTCTAGGGGCTTCGGTACAAGGATATCAGTGGTTGCACCAGGGGAGAGTGCATTTCCATCAGACCCTGATATGGAAGTGGTGTCACACATGACTTCTCCCCAGACATAAACATCCCCGAACGATTCAGAATCCTCGCCACCAGAACCATGGCTGGATGTGCTGAGAGCACTGGAGACACTGACTCGAATGTCTGATGAAGATACACTTTTCACTTGCATATCTGACACATCTGTCCTTTCTGAATATGCATATTCCCCAGAAGAACGGTCCTTGGAATTTGCTGAGCTCAACTTGTTCTCGAGGGAATCAGTGGTAAATGTAGAGCTACTGCTTAGGCTACTTTCTCTGCCACACTGAAACAGAACATAGTAGAAAGTTCAGAAGGCTAGCATATCATATTGTAAAGGTCTGGTTCATCTATTTTCTACATGACTGGCAGCTGGACAACGCATTTGAAAGCAGATAAAGAATAATTATGCGACTGGCAGACAAAGGAGCATCAAATTAAAATTGGTAATAGAACAAACAAGCAACATTGGCAGAATCATCCGAATTGTGCTGTTGCTGTTATGAGGTACTTTTAGACGTTATGCTAATTCTCCCATGTCAAACTGCATATTAGTATATGAACTGCATGTGGGAAATTGTGGATGATAGTCAACATAAATATACTAGAGATAAAAGGTTGATAGTAGACCAATAGTCAATCATGGAAAAGGAACTATTTATAACAGAACTGAATCTGATGCAAAACAAAATCTGATAATTTTGCTTGAAAAGATAGCAGCACCTCAAATGATATGAAATCATCACTCAAGCAATGGTAATTGATATACACAGTGCTTAGTAATAAAATAAGAGAACATGCGTAAAAGTGAGCTATGTTTTTTTTACTATATGCTCATTGTAAAAGTGAGCTATGTTGAAGCAGAGAACTTACATCAAAAGAAAGGGCACTACTGCGCATTTCGTCAGTGTGTTGGGGTTGTGATCTGTGCTTGCCTGGAGATACCAATGCACTGAGGCATGTAAACCACACCTGTGTTTCAACCTTATCCTTGCAGATCTAGGAAACAAGATCAAAATTAGTTAGGTGATATTTATTCAGAAATGGAAGAGAAAGAGTAGGTCAGACTGGCTTTCATCATAATACCAGATCGAGTGATCGCTTGCCATCTTTATATATGAGAGAGAAGGATAAATGGTCCTTCTCAGGGAGCAGAAAACGTTGGAAAACCAGCTGAAAAGAACAACAGATGTTGAGACAACAAAAAGACTTTGAAAGTAAAGTATGACCATTTTGTTCAGAATGTCTTACAGTTCTTTGTCCTGAGAGAACTCTGGACACAGAAGCTAGTTTTAAACTTTTCTCTTGGTTGCTTGAGACCCAAATAAGAGTCGATTCATCCTGTGGAACATAGACAAGGAATCATTGAAGTACATACAATAGTTTATGTTGTTTTCAGTTCTTGTGTTACAAATTTTCTAATGGTTGCCATTTTTTAAGACATTTCTGCTCTAGTTGCATGAACCATAACATGAAAGGAAGGCCATCGAAAACCACAAAAATCTAGTTAAAGCCATAAAATTCAAAAGTCATTCATGAAAATCAATTTTGCCagacagagaaagagagggagggagggcagcatcTGTAGAAATGAACTTACAGTTGACAGTCTGAAGGGAGTAAACTTTGGCTTCCCTTTGCGACCATACTTAAGCAGCTGGGTGCCTTTCTTTAAAGCGATAAGCGCCTGCCAGATCGACAAGGATGAACAACAGAATTGTTAGGTACGGCAATTAGTGCATAGCATGGCATAGGTGAAACACTAGGAAAAAAGATCCCTGGGGCTTCAGAAAAATTCCTAGAGATGATATGAATACTTGGCAGTCCAAAGTTTGACAGGACCAATGCAATGGGAAAGTTCCATGTGTCTTTTGTCCATTTCCCTGGATACAAAACTAACAAATGGAAAATGCTTGTCTGTAGCTCTGTTTTATTCACCGTATTTCTATATCTATGTTGCCACATGGGGAGGCACTGCTACAGATGAAGGCAATGTATAGCATGCTTTGCCACCCTCATGAACCCAGTTACTGAGAATATATGTATGTGCAGAAAGGGAGGCAAAAAATAGGAAGAATCTTGTCGTGACCAACAGAGGTGTGGAACACAAGCAGCGTATACAGTAGTCCTGTTCCTGACTAGGAACAGAGCAACATTAACATACTGCTACTAATCCTATCTTTGTCAGTAGAGAGCATCACACAGAGACGAAGATGAGATGCAAAGCTACATCTTAAGCTGTGAACCAAGTATAGCAGATTTACACAAATTGGATGTTCAACTTCATCTGCTGTCAGATTTTTAGCCCTGACTGAACTATTGTGGTGACACAGCATTTTCTCCCGCATAAACGTGCCTGAAATTGCAGTGGCAGAGCAAAAATTTGCAGAGCCGGATGGGGGTGGAATCACACTCCCGTGCTCCCAAGGCTCACACCCGGCCTGAAATCCAAGGGATTGCTGTAACTCCCCCGGCCCGGGAGGGGATGCCCAACTCCAAATCAAGCAAAGCCATGGCTTTTACTGGAGGCAAGGGCGGCGCTTCCCATACTCACTCCGGCTCGGCCCGGCCCCCCACCCGGAACCATCGCTGGTACCGAACTACTGTTCCGCCGGGGCTGACTGCTGGCATTTCCACCGGCAAAATCCCAGCAATGGAGCTCCTCCCCACCATCCGACCGGCATTGGCATTAACTTTGCAGGTAGCAAGCGGGAGCGAAGCAGATATATACACATAAAAGGGAGGGGgtagaggaggaggggaggggaatgACCTTGTCGATGTCGACGACGGGATCTGCCATTCGACGGGGACGGGCGGGCGGCGTCCGGTTGTCATGGGGCTTCTCCGACTGCGCGTCGGGCTCTCATGGGGTCCTCCTCGGTCGGTTCCCGCCGGCGGAGGGGGGCAATGGGNNNNNNNNNNNNNNNNNNNNNNNNNNNNNNNNNNNNNNNNNNNNNNNNNNNNNNNNNNNNNNNNNNNNNNNNNNNNNNNNNNNNNNNNNNNNNNNNNNNNNNNNNNNNNNNNNNNNNNNNNNNNNNNNNNNNNNNNNNNNNNNNNNNNNNNNNNNNNNNNNNNNNNNNNNNNNNNNNNNNNNNNNNNNNNNNNNNNNNNNNNNNNNNNNNNNNNNNNNNNNNNNNNNNNNNNNNNNNNNNNNNNNNNNNNNNNNNNNNNNNNNNNNNNNNNNNNNNNNNNNNNNNNNNNNNNNNNNNNNNNNNNNNNNNNNNNNNNNNNNNNNNNNNNNNNNNNNNNNNNNNNNNNNNNNNNNNNNNNNNNNNNNNNNNNNNNNNNNNNNNNNNNNNNNNNNNNNNNNNNNNNNNNNNNNNNNNNNNNNNNNNNNNNNNNNNNNNNNNNNNNNNNNNNNTGGAGGAGTGGTGGGGGGTCCGTCGTGCGGGGAGGGAAGTGTGCCCGGGCGCTTAAAGAAATGGCTTTGACGCCACCGCGGCCTCGCCAATGGCAACCGAGGAGAGGACCGGGGAGGAGGAGACCACGGTGGAGTTACCGGAGCGGAGAGGACTGGACTGGACTGGGGGGCGAGTGAAAGGGGAGGTGGGGGGAGGATGATCTGAGACTTTTCACCAAAGCGAAAGGTGGGGGGAAAAAGGGGTAAAAACCAAGAGGGAAACCGGCAGCGGTTGGAATGAGGGGCGGGGTGATTGCCTTGATTGATTGCACAATCATCAAGACACTCGTACGTAACGCACCAAGTCGTAGCAGCAACGTGCACGACCGTTTTTATTGCCGGACCAAGTACGTCCAATTCTAGCACTAGTATTAGCACTAGTATGACTTCAAATTGAAAGAGTACTCAGAATTGAAACGTGGTAGTAGTATGTACGCGTTGTTCCAATTGAATGAAGGAAGCATGACCCCCCAAGGTATTTTCTTGGCcgcttgggccttggggggctgccgGCGGCAAAAAATTCCACTCGTTGCGCCCCACGAGCATCTTAAGCGCGGTGGCGTCGACGACCTCCTCAGCGCGCGCCAAGCGGAGGAGCGCGAGCGTCGACGGGAAGGAAAGCTCGACGAGACGGGCGGTGGTGCGCTGGCACGGTGTCGCAGCCTCGGCGAGCATGGCGGCGAGGCTGAGGCGGTGTCGCGGTCGTGCGCGAAGCCACCAGGGTGGCACGCCACCCAGCAGAAGAACTCCCATGCCATCTTCGGCTTCCCGAATGCGCGCAAGAGCTTGCACACAAGTCGCAATGTCCAGATGATCCGGGCGGCCTCCAGCTCCGCCACCTCCTTGGGGTCCCAGCCGTCCAGCGCCCTCGCGAGCTCCCGCGGGTCCATCCATGGCTTGAGCGGCGTCTCCTTAGTTCTAGGCGTGTGTTTGCCACCATTCTCTTCCTCCTGGACAAAGTCCTCCAGTGCCCTCCGTGTGGCCGGGATCCCTCATGTTAGCGATGGATCTACGGCCCGGGCATGGCGCCGTCAACGACCACCATCTCGCAGACCAGCCACCGGAGCTGATCGAACCTCTCGGCCTCCGCGAGCGCCTGGGCGAGCATGTTGTACTGTCAGGTGGTCCTGCGCGAGCGTCTCCTCGGCGTCAGCCTCCGGCAGCTCCTCGGGCGAGGGCGCCCAGTTCGCGGCTCGTTCGTCCAGCCGCGCGGGCGGCGAGAGGAGAGATTTTTTTTTTCATGCAAGTGGGTGGGGTGGGCCTAGCAGAAAAAAGGAGgagagaggctgactggtggggttTGACCATGCACAAAATAGCCCCGGACGCCCCAAGTGCCTTCCGGGGGGCTGGGTTTGGCCTGGGGCCGCCGGGGCTATTTTTGCTCAAATCCGGCACAAGATGACGTCTTGAGAGCGTGAGTGGGGCCATTTTTTACCGCCGGTGTTAAAAAAGGTGCTTAAGGGGCGTCCTGGGGCCcggagtggagatgctcttagagcatgAGTGTCCAAACCTCCCTTTCCCCTGGCGCGAAAAAAGGAAGTGTACAAATCTGACCCTTATATATCCGTGGACTTGTCCACAAGCATGTGCGGGCAACGCCGACTCACCTATCATTTGTCCATGTCTGCATCCGCCCTTTTTGTATCGGAACGCCTAAATCCATGCAGTATCATACAGTATAGATCAACTCAATGTAGATAAACTTAACACATTGCATTGTTACGACCGGGCATGGCAAGTTCAACATACAACATGAGCAAGAAAGTTCAAAAACATTGATAACTCATAGTACGATCGACAAGATACGAGTAGATAGCGAAAAATTCCACCAATATCCAATTCTGAGCCCGGGCTCCAAGTGAATAGTAAAATCGTTAAAAGTTCAGAATTTTTTGGTGTACAAGATGATTTAGTGTGTAATGTCCGTGCCAAtttttgtgaaatttggacatTCGAGAAGTCCATAGCAAAAAGATAAAATAACCACCGAACGATGCCGAATTTCAAACTTCCTCACATGCCCGATATTTTCTACTTTGCTGAGAG
This window harbors:
- the LOC119357222 gene encoding PH, RCC1 and FYVE domains-containing protein 1-like; the protein is MADPVVDIDKALIALKKGTQLLKYGRKGKPKFTPFRLSTDESTLIWVSSNQEKSLKLASVSRVLSGQRTLVFQRFLLPEKDHLSFSLIYKDGKRSLDLICKDKVETQVWFTCLSALVSPGKHRSQPQHTDEMRSSALSFDCGRESSLSSSSTFTTDSLENKLSSANSKDRSSGEYAYSERTDVSDMQVKSVSSSDIRVSVSSALSTSSHGSGGEDSESFGDVYVWGEVMCDTTSISGSDGNALSPGATTDILVPKPLESNVMLDVSYVACGVKHAALITRQTEVFTWGEECSGRLGHGAGTSIFQPRLLESLSTCNVEIMACGEFHTCAVTATGDLYTWGDGTHNAGLLGHGSTVSHWIPKRVSGPLEGLQVSTVSCGTWHTALITTSGLLYTFGDGTFGALGHGNRETISYPKEVESLKGLRTISVSCGVWHSAAVVEVIMTQSNASSGKLFTWGDGDKYRLGHGDRASKLKPTCVSSLIDYNFHKSACGHTLTIGLTTSGHMFTVGSSVYGQLGNPNNDGRYARLVEDKVGGGGVVEVACGSYHVAILTNAGEVYTWGKGANGRLGHGDIADRKVPTLVEALRDRSVKRIACGSGFTAAICQHKWVSGMEQSQCSACRQPFGFTRKRHNCYHCGLVHCHSCSSKKALRAALSPNPGKPYRVCDSCHMKLSKVMDSGVSYSRNNIPRVPGDIKAERMDTKASRVASSTSSDMIKSLDVKAAKQAKRSDHSPQFPAILQMNDVPFIGSGDLHNAGFTVTNGYPNDPRYTSQFLRMPYLSSPSSLSSESLESFRDANELLKQEVQKLKEEVNSLRQQRELQDAELKKSEAKAREAAALAAEEASKSKAAKEVIKSLTAQVKEMAERLPAGDSDVKPPRVPYLPAGGVVSPEMGREGQKRYEPVSIHYSQTPTSVTSAWSNGLPPQAHQIGKPSDNTVAPHENMFENFNKSRDFPATHQRTNSAMSGYRPRSEDFDRRETERFQINLQDWNTRGSGSPNNQVESEWIEQFEPGVYLTLVTLHDGTKELKRVRFSRRRFAEHQAESWWSDNHEKVYDKYNLRRTDRISSVLTS